The following proteins are encoded in a genomic region of Mycolicibacterium rutilum:
- a CDS encoding HRDC domain-containing protein, which yields MVDREPADSSEVAAEPSEPAEPDATPLLAPRDGVPDLSISVSEIRRAAELLATGHGPFAVDAERASGFRYSNRAYLIQIRRDGAGTVLIDPVSHGADPVATLAPVAEVLGTDEWVLHAADQDLPCLAELGIRPLRLYDTELAGRLAGYDKVNLAAMVQRLLGLQLMKGHGAADWSQRPLPDEWLNYAALDVEVLIDLRHAIAGVLEEQGKTEWAAQEFEHLRTFEASPTRRERWRRTSGIHKIRDPRALAAVRELWTARDQIAQRRDIAPGRILPDAAIINAATTDPDTVDKLTALPVFGGNRQRRSAKVWLDALARARSTDDPPRSQEPSNGPPPASRWARRKPEAAARLEAVRAGLATVSQRVSVPTENLISPDVVRRLCWDWELRADTDDIAATVDEFLRDARARPWQRELTVPVLAEALKH from the coding sequence ATGGTCGACCGCGAACCAGCCGACTCGTCCGAGGTGGCCGCCGAACCGAGCGAACCGGCCGAGCCCGACGCCACCCCGCTGCTGGCGCCCCGCGACGGGGTGCCGGACCTGTCGATCAGCGTCAGCGAGATCCGCAGGGCCGCAGAGCTTTTGGCGACCGGGCACGGACCGTTCGCCGTCGACGCCGAGCGGGCGTCGGGGTTCCGGTACTCGAATCGGGCCTACCTCATTCAGATTCGGCGTGACGGCGCGGGTACGGTGCTGATCGACCCGGTCAGCCACGGCGCCGATCCGGTCGCGACGCTGGCGCCGGTCGCCGAGGTGCTCGGCACCGACGAGTGGGTGCTGCACGCCGCCGACCAGGACCTGCCGTGCCTGGCCGAACTCGGCATCCGGCCGCTGCGGCTCTACGACACCGAACTGGCGGGCCGGCTGGCCGGCTACGACAAGGTCAACCTCGCCGCGATGGTGCAACGGCTGCTGGGGCTGCAGTTGATGAAGGGCCACGGCGCCGCGGACTGGTCGCAACGTCCGCTGCCCGACGAGTGGCTCAATTACGCCGCACTCGACGTCGAAGTGCTCATCGACCTGCGCCACGCCATCGCCGGTGTGCTCGAGGAGCAGGGCAAAACCGAATGGGCGGCACAGGAATTCGAGCATCTGCGCACCTTCGAGGCCTCGCCCACCCGGCGGGAAAGGTGGCGGCGCACGTCAGGTATCCACAAGATCCGCGACCCGCGCGCGCTGGCCGCGGTCCGCGAGTTGTGGACCGCCCGCGACCAAATCGCCCAGCGCCGCGACATCGCGCCCGGACGCATCCTGCCCGACGCGGCGATCATCAATGCCGCGACCACCGACCCCGACACCGTCGACAAGCTCACCGCGCTGCCCGTGTTCGGCGGCAACCGCCAGCGGCGCAGCGCCAAGGTGTGGCTGGACGCGCTGGCGCGCGCACGCAGCACCGACGACCCGCCCCGCTCGCAGGAGCCGTCGAACGGTCCCCCGCCGGCGTCGCGGTGGGCCAGGCGCAAGCCCGAGGCCGCTGCCCGGCTGGAGGCGGTCCGCGCCGGGTTGGCCACTGTGTCGCAACGGGTTTCGGTGCCGACGGAGAATCTGATCTCCCCCGACGTGGTGCGCCGGCTGTGCTGGGACTGGGAGCTCCGTGCGGATACCGACGACATCGCGGCCACGGTCGATGAGTTCCTGCGCGACGCGCGGGCGCGGCCCTGGCAGCGGGAGTTGACGGTGCCGGTGCTGGCCGAGGCGCTCAAGCACTGA
- a CDS encoding alpha/beta fold hydrolase: MDAELQRWKAAGQFFDYLGFEIFYRVDGPPLGTAPILLAVHGYPFNSWDWSMIWPALTERFTVIAPDMIGMGFSAKPSAYGYSVPDHADMHEALLDHLQVDRCHLLAHDLGDSVGQELLARSEFGQHAYGTVRYESITWLNGGLFNEVYTPRTMQKLMSGTPLGDVLSALQGSPLSRRILEPTVNEMFGPDTKPSRELMDRFHEILEYNDGKKVLHKVGRFIGDRYTHRNRWVRAMRQTAVPMRLIDGPVDPNSGAHMARRYAEVIPDADVVMLSDRIGHWPQLEAPDKVLTHFFAHVDKVLSA, translated from the coding sequence ATGGACGCCGAGTTGCAGCGCTGGAAGGCCGCGGGCCAGTTCTTCGACTATCTGGGCTTCGAGATCTTCTACCGGGTCGACGGGCCGCCGCTGGGCACTGCACCGATCCTGCTGGCCGTGCACGGCTACCCGTTCAACTCGTGGGACTGGTCTATGATCTGGCCGGCGCTCACCGAACGCTTCACCGTCATTGCCCCCGACATGATCGGGATGGGCTTTTCGGCCAAACCGTCCGCGTACGGGTACTCGGTGCCCGACCACGCCGATATGCACGAGGCGCTGCTCGACCACCTGCAGGTCGACCGCTGCCATCTGCTGGCCCACGATCTCGGTGATTCGGTGGGCCAGGAACTGTTGGCGCGCAGCGAGTTCGGCCAGCACGCGTACGGGACGGTGCGCTACGAGTCGATCACCTGGCTCAACGGTGGGCTGTTCAACGAGGTTTACACGCCGCGGACGATGCAGAAGCTCATGTCGGGCACCCCGCTGGGTGATGTGCTGAGCGCGCTTCAAGGCAGTCCGCTGTCGCGCCGGATCCTCGAACCCACGGTCAACGAGATGTTCGGCCCCGACACCAAACCGTCACGCGAACTGATGGACCGGTTCCACGAGATCCTCGAGTACAACGACGGCAAGAAGGTGCTGCACAAGGTCGGCCGGTTCATCGGCGACCGCTACACCCACCGCAACCGGTGGGTGCGCGCGATGCGGCAGACGGCGGTCCCGATGCGCCTCATCGACGGCCCGGTCGACCCGAACTCCGGCGCGCACATGGCCCGCCGATACGCCGAGGTCATTCCCGACGCCGATGTGGTGATGCTCTCGGACCGCATCGGTCACTGGCCGCAACTCGAGGCGCCCGATAAGGTGCTGACGCACTTCTTCGCCCACGTGGACAAGGTGCTCAGTGCTTGA
- the dxs gene encoding 1-deoxy-D-xylulose-5-phosphate synthase: MLEQIRGPADLQHLSQPQLSDLAREIREFLIHKVAATGGHLGPNLGVVELTLALHRVFDSPHDPIIFDTGHQSYVHKMLTGRSHEFGSLRKKGGLSGYPSREESEHDWVESSHASAALSYADGLAKAFELSGHRNRHVVAVVGDGALTGGMCWEALNNIAASRRPVVIVVNDNGRSYAPTIGGFAEHLAGLRLQPGYERVLEEGRKAVRGVPVIGEFCYQCMHSIKAGIKDALSPQVMFTDLGLKYVGPIDGHDEQAVESALRHARGFNMPVIVHVVTRKGMGYAPAENDEADQMHACGVIDPETGLATSVPGPGWTSTFSEALIALAARRRDVVAITAAMPGPTGLTAFRQRFPDRFFDVGIAEQHAMTSAAGLAMGGLHPVVAIYSTFLNRAFDQLMMDVALHKLPVTMVLDRSGITGPDGASHNGMWDLSMLGIVPGMRVAAPRDGARLREELGEALEINDGPTAIRFPKGDVGEDIPALERRDGVDVLGVPAEDLSDDVLIVAVGPFAAMALSIADLLRNQGIGVTVVDPRWVLPVPEVIAELARGHKLVVTLEDNGVNGGIGSAVSAALRRREIDVPCRDVGLPQEFFAQASRGEVLAEVGLTDRTVARQITGWVAAQGAAVTEAEVSERLD; the protein is encoded by the coding sequence ATGCTTGAACAGATCCGCGGTCCCGCCGATCTGCAGCACCTTAGCCAGCCGCAGCTGAGCGATCTGGCGCGCGAGATCCGTGAATTCCTGATCCACAAGGTCGCTGCAACCGGCGGGCATCTCGGCCCCAACCTCGGCGTCGTCGAGCTCACCCTGGCGCTGCACCGCGTCTTCGACTCGCCGCACGACCCGATCATCTTCGACACCGGGCATCAGTCCTACGTGCACAAGATGCTGACCGGGCGTAGCCACGAGTTCGGCTCGCTGCGCAAAAAGGGCGGGTTGTCGGGTTATCCGTCGCGCGAGGAGAGCGAGCACGACTGGGTGGAATCCAGCCACGCCAGTGCGGCGCTGTCCTACGCCGACGGGCTGGCCAAGGCCTTCGAGCTGTCCGGGCACCGCAACCGGCATGTGGTCGCCGTCGTCGGCGACGGTGCGCTCACCGGCGGCATGTGCTGGGAGGCGCTCAACAACATCGCCGCTTCGCGACGCCCGGTCGTGATCGTCGTCAACGACAACGGCCGCAGCTACGCGCCGACGATCGGCGGGTTCGCCGAGCACCTGGCCGGGCTGCGGTTGCAGCCGGGCTACGAGCGCGTCCTCGAAGAGGGCCGCAAGGCGGTGCGCGGCGTCCCGGTCATCGGCGAGTTCTGCTACCAGTGCATGCACTCCATCAAGGCCGGCATCAAGGACGCCCTGTCGCCGCAGGTGATGTTCACCGACCTCGGCCTCAAGTACGTCGGGCCGATCGACGGCCACGACGAGCAGGCCGTGGAGTCCGCGCTGCGTCACGCCCGCGGGTTCAACATGCCGGTGATCGTGCACGTCGTCACCCGCAAAGGCATGGGCTACGCGCCCGCCGAGAACGACGAGGCCGACCAGATGCATGCCTGCGGCGTCATCGACCCCGAGACGGGGCTGGCGACGTCGGTGCCGGGTCCCGGCTGGACGTCGACGTTCTCCGAGGCGCTGATCGCGCTGGCCGCCCGCCGCCGCGATGTGGTGGCCATCACCGCCGCCATGCCCGGGCCGACCGGCCTGACCGCGTTCCGGCAGCGGTTCCCCGACCGGTTCTTCGACGTCGGCATCGCCGAACAGCACGCCATGACGTCGGCGGCGGGCCTGGCGATGGGCGGGCTGCATCCCGTCGTCGCGATCTACTCGACGTTCCTGAACCGCGCGTTCGACCAGCTGATGATGGACGTCGCGCTGCACAAACTCCCGGTGACGATGGTGCTGGACCGCTCGGGTATCACCGGTCCCGACGGCGCCAGCCACAACGGCATGTGGGACCTGTCGATGCTGGGCATCGTGCCCGGGATGCGGGTGGCCGCGCCGCGCGACGGTGCCCGGCTGCGTGAGGAACTCGGCGAGGCGCTCGAGATCAACGACGGGCCGACCGCGATCCGGTTCCCGAAGGGCGATGTGGGCGAAGACATCCCGGCGCTGGAGCGCCGCGACGGTGTCGACGTGCTCGGCGTGCCCGCCGAGGATCTGTCCGACGACGTGCTGATCGTCGCGGTCGGGCCGTTCGCGGCGATGGCGCTGTCGATCGCCGACCTGCTGCGCAACCAGGGCATCGGCGTCACCGTCGTCGACCCGCGCTGGGTGCTGCCGGTGCCCGAGGTGATCGCCGAGCTGGCCCGCGGGCACAAGCTCGTCGTCACGCTCGAGGACAACGGCGTCAACGGCGGTATCGGCTCGGCGGTGTCGGCGGCGTTGCGGCGCAGGGAGATCGACGTGCCGTGCCGCGATGTCGGCCTGCCGCAGGAGTTCTTCGCGCAGGCGTCGCGCGGTGAGGTGCTCGCCGAGGTCGGGCTGACCGACCGCACGGTGGCGCGCCAGATCACCGGCTGGGTCGCCGCGCAGGGCGCAGCCGTCACCGAGGCCGAGGTCAGCGAGCGCCTGGACTAG
- a CDS encoding phosphate-starvation-inducible PsiE family protein, with translation MAEQDETEHEEDRQRFADRVLSFAEDAVYWAIAVVLLAGSVALLVAQVNTIIRGLGSSPTSTVMLEVLDGLLLIFIFVELLYAVRTSLRSHEIVAEPFLIVGILACIKEIVVMSVEAAKLVPNGPEFARAIVQVGVLGGLVLILTVSIFVLRVQRRGASDEAAEVADEN, from the coding sequence ATGGCGGAGCAGGACGAGACCGAACACGAAGAGGACCGGCAACGGTTCGCCGACCGCGTGTTGAGCTTCGCCGAGGACGCGGTCTACTGGGCGATCGCCGTCGTTCTGCTCGCCGGGTCCGTGGCGCTGCTGGTCGCGCAGGTCAACACGATCATCCGCGGCCTCGGCTCGAGCCCCACCAGCACGGTGATGCTCGAGGTGCTCGACGGCCTGCTGCTGATCTTCATCTTCGTCGAACTGCTCTACGCCGTGCGGACCTCGCTGCGCTCACACGAGATCGTCGCCGAACCGTTCCTCATCGTCGGAATCCTGGCGTGCATCAAGGAGATCGTCGTGATGTCCGTCGAGGCCGCCAAACTCGTGCCCAACGGGCCGGAGTTCGCGCGCGCCATCGTGCAGGTCGGCGTGCTCGGCGGCCTGGTGCTGATCCTGACGGTGTCGATCTTCGTGCTGCGGGTGCAGCGCCGCGGCGCCAGCGACGAGGCCGCCGAGGTGGCCGACGAGAACTAG
- a CDS encoding prolyl oligopeptidase family serine peptidase, which produces MKSVGVVRILLTALLLAGAVAGIPVASAAAPQWSDLDVRHYDGPIPAPGGLIESVPLDPALSVAGAGAAYRILYATIDQHDRPAVSTAVVFTPKTPPPPGGWPVVAWAHGTVGLGDDCTPSARARSDRDNEYLTHWLDQGYAVVGSDYAGLGTPGLMSYLNSVTTARGVVDSVIAARRMGLALSPKWAVVGQSQGGAAAVATARWASEFSAGAGLDYRGVVATGTPAHVETIVKQAGPDMAVPAALGPVANAYTAYIVAALREARPDLDLNRILSPAGRRAADQAETQCLADLSAALADATVPGFFTAPLTSIPGAAQAVDAYMGIPADGYDRPIFLGVGLRDRDVPPDLTLRFSEQLSAHDQDVTLRVYPDEDHSGTVLASLADSTPFLARQFG; this is translated from the coding sequence ATGAAATCGGTTGGCGTCGTTCGTATTCTGCTCACCGCGCTGCTGTTGGCGGGCGCGGTCGCGGGGATTCCGGTGGCGTCGGCGGCGGCGCCACAGTGGTCGGATCTCGACGTCCGCCACTATGACGGGCCGATCCCGGCGCCCGGCGGGTTGATCGAATCGGTTCCGCTGGATCCCGCGCTGTCGGTGGCCGGAGCGGGCGCGGCCTACCGCATCCTCTACGCCACCATCGACCAGCACGACCGTCCGGCGGTCAGCACGGCGGTCGTCTTCACGCCGAAAACACCGCCGCCGCCCGGCGGTTGGCCCGTCGTGGCCTGGGCGCACGGCACCGTCGGCCTCGGGGACGACTGCACACCGTCGGCACGGGCCCGCAGCGACCGCGACAACGAGTACCTGACGCACTGGCTCGACCAGGGCTACGCGGTGGTGGGCAGCGACTACGCCGGGCTGGGGACCCCGGGCCTGATGAGCTACCTCAACAGCGTCACCACGGCACGCGGCGTCGTGGACTCGGTCATCGCTGCCCGCCGGATGGGGTTGGCGCTGTCACCGAAATGGGCCGTCGTCGGCCAATCGCAGGGCGGGGCGGCGGCGGTCGCGACCGCGCGGTGGGCCAGCGAGTTCAGCGCCGGCGCGGGACTGGACTACCGCGGCGTGGTTGCCACCGGCACCCCGGCCCACGTCGAGACCATCGTCAAACAGGCCGGCCCCGACATGGCGGTGCCGGCGGCGCTCGGCCCGGTGGCCAACGCCTACACCGCCTACATCGTCGCCGCGCTGCGCGAGGCGCGCCCCGACCTCGACCTGAACCGCATCCTCAGCCCGGCCGGTCGCCGAGCCGCCGACCAGGCCGAAACCCAATGTCTGGCAGATCTTTCCGCGGCCCTGGCCGACGCGACCGTCCCGGGTTTCTTCACTGCGCCGTTGACCTCGATACCCGGCGCCGCGCAGGCCGTCGATGCGTACATGGGCATCCCGGCCGACGGCTACGACCGGCCGATCTTCCTCGGCGTCGGCCTGCGCGACCGCGACGTGCCACCGGATCTCACGCTGCGGTTCAGCGAGCAACTGTCGGCCCACGATCAGGACGTCACGCTGCGGGTCTATCCCGACGAAGACCACTCCGGCACCGTGCTCGCGTCGCTGGCGGACTCGACGCCGTTTCTGGCGCGCCAGTTCGGCTGA
- a CDS encoding DUF3000 domain-containing protein encodes MTTAEPAQFREAVAAMNATTVRPEIELGPIRPPQRLAPFSYALGAEVRHPETAIVPERSEGDAFGRLILLHDPEGAEAWDGTMRLVAYIQADLDSSEAVDPLLPEVAWSWLVDALAQREEHVTALGGTVTATTSVRYGDISGPPRAHQLELRASWTATTLDLGPHVEAFCEVLEHAAGLPPQGVTDLSSRTRA; translated from the coding sequence GTGACCACCGCCGAACCGGCTCAGTTCCGCGAAGCGGTGGCGGCGATGAATGCCACCACCGTCCGACCGGAAATCGAGCTGGGCCCGATCCGCCCGCCGCAGCGGCTGGCGCCGTTCAGCTATGCGCTGGGCGCCGAGGTCCGCCACCCCGAGACGGCGATCGTGCCGGAACGCTCCGAGGGCGATGCGTTCGGCCGCCTGATCCTGCTGCACGACCCCGAGGGCGCGGAGGCCTGGGACGGCACGATGCGCCTGGTCGCCTACATCCAGGCCGACCTCGACTCCAGCGAGGCCGTCGACCCGCTGCTGCCCGAGGTCGCGTGGAGCTGGCTCGTCGACGCGCTCGCGCAGCGCGAGGAGCACGTCACCGCACTGGGCGGCACGGTCACCGCCACGACCTCCGTGCGCTACGGCGACATCTCGGGGCCCCCGCGGGCGCATCAGCTCGAGCTGCGCGCCTCATGGACGGCGACGACGCTGGACCTCGGGCCCCATGTCGAGGCGTTCTGCGAGGTACTCGAGCACGCCGCCGGGTTGCCGCCGCAGGGCGTCACCGATCTGAGCTCCCGCACCCGCGCCTGA